From Weissella confusa, a single genomic window includes:
- a CDS encoding CtsR family transcriptional regulator yields the protein MAEQNMSDYIEAYLKQILQQSEQIEIRRAELAERFDVVPSQINYVIKTRFSIQQGYRVISKRGGGGFIRIERVPLRADPHYIEELLSSLSDQVSVREVRDILSSLVRDEILTEREQELLLTMLSKEALDVGDVQVEGRLRGRLLRQLLNRMRFESERN from the coding sequence ATGGCTGAACAAAATATGTCAGACTATATCGAAGCATATCTCAAACAGATTTTGCAGCAATCAGAACAGATTGAAATTCGGCGCGCAGAGCTTGCGGAACGATTCGACGTTGTGCCTTCGCAGATCAACTATGTCATTAAGACACGGTTTTCAATTCAACAAGGTTATCGCGTGATTTCAAAACGCGGTGGCGGTGGCTTTATCCGCATTGAGCGGGTGCCGCTGAGGGCTGATCCTCATTATATTGAAGAGTTGTTATCAAGTCTTTCTGACCAGGTGAGTGTTCGTGAGGTTCGCGATATCTTATCTAGTCTAGTACGCGATGAGATATTAACGGAACGGGAGCAGGAGCTGCTGCTGACAATGTTGTCGAAGGAAGCGTTGGACGTTGGGGATGTTCAAGTTGAAGGACGTCTACGCGGACGATTGCTACGTCAATTATTAAACCGAATGCGGTTTGAAAGTGAGCGTAATTAA
- a CDS encoding serine hydrolase — MRKVTKQMMAGLMAAGVLASVGTSASAALVDPGLQSTKAGVVVDAQTGQVIADQNGTERLPIASTTKLITMYMVKEAIKSGKISLSQKVKVPEDIAAFSQDLSVANTPMTAEKTYTVQQLIDAMMVPSSNGAALLLANLLGGSQAKFEKMMEAKLESWGIAGVKIYSPSGLTNGDMKKFKDSSADEDVENEMSARELAVVSRRLVLDFPDVLKTAQQKTVEFPAVSGGTETMNNTNELLGNETFDLNWLGLKTGTTPNAGGNFVGVTKIQGRPVVSVVLNSGDNADAAAKFNATLTMVKKADDAVKVQKVASGLKPAKNTVSVLTAKDGKISYKTKGTATFFVPAGESATTKAVNAKLSKKITAPLKQNEKLGTAQLESSFAAANDWLTGAPEVELVSVSEEPRANWFATTWRGMFGKSNYDITATK; from the coding sequence ATGCGTAAGGTTACGAAGCAAATGATGGCAGGTTTGATGGCAGCAGGTGTGTTGGCATCAGTTGGGACGAGCGCGAGTGCCGCTTTGGTTGACCCAGGCCTACAATCAACAAAGGCGGGTGTTGTGGTTGACGCCCAAACTGGTCAAGTTATCGCTGATCAAAACGGAACGGAGCGTTTGCCAATCGCTTCAACGACTAAGTTGATTACGATGTACATGGTTAAGGAAGCTATCAAGTCAGGCAAGATTTCATTGTCACAAAAGGTGAAGGTGCCTGAGGACATCGCGGCCTTCAGTCAAGACTTGTCAGTGGCAAACACGCCAATGACGGCTGAGAAGACGTACACGGTGCAACAATTGATCGACGCGATGATGGTGCCATCTTCAAACGGTGCTGCTTTGTTGTTGGCGAACTTGTTGGGTGGTAGCCAAGCTAAGTTCGAAAAGATGATGGAAGCTAAGTTGGAAAGCTGGGGAATTGCTGGCGTGAAGATTTACTCACCCTCAGGTTTGACGAACGGTGACATGAAGAAGTTCAAGGATTCATCAGCTGACGAAGATGTTGAAAACGAAATGTCAGCCCGCGAATTGGCTGTGGTGTCCCGTCGCTTGGTATTGGACTTCCCTGACGTGTTGAAGACAGCACAACAAAAGACGGTTGAGTTCCCTGCTGTTTCAGGTGGTACTGAAACGATGAACAACACGAACGAATTGTTGGGTAACGAAACGTTTGATTTGAACTGGCTTGGTTTGAAGACGGGAACGACGCCTAACGCCGGTGGAAACTTTGTTGGTGTAACGAAGATTCAAGGCCGTCCAGTTGTCTCAGTTGTTTTGAACTCAGGCGACAATGCTGATGCCGCTGCTAAGTTTAACGCAACGTTGACGATGGTTAAGAAGGCTGACGATGCAGTTAAGGTGCAAAAGGTTGCCTCAGGTTTGAAGCCAGCCAAGAATACGGTCTCAGTTTTGACGGCCAAGGATGGTAAGATCTCATACAAGACTAAGGGAACAGCTACTTTCTTCGTGCCAGCTGGTGAGTCAGCAACGACGAAGGCTGTGAACGCAAAGTTGAGCAAGAAGATCACAGCACCATTGAAGCAAAACGAGAAGTTGGGAACGGCGCAATTGGAATCATCATTTGCAGCAGCCAACGACTGGTTGACGGGTGCTCCTGAAGTTGAGTTGGTTTCAGTTTCAGAAGAGCCACGTGCAAACTGGTTCGCAACGACTTGGCGTGGTATGTTCGGTAAGAGCAACTACGACATTACGGCAACTAAATAA
- the serS gene encoding serine--tRNA ligase yields MLDMKLIRNETESVKERLATRGVDPSEIDALIADDAKRRELLVQTEELKARRNTVSDEIGLKKRNKEDASETIAEMQAVSAKIKELDEEVAKVDEAIQDRMLHFPNLPNPTIPVGADEEANREERTWGEIPSFDFKPKAHYEIGEDLGILDWERGAKVAGARFVYYVGQGARLERAVYNFMLDEHQKEGYKEMITPYMVKDAAMFGTGQYPKFMEDAYRVGTNEDMTLIPTAEVPLTNYFREEVIDADKLPYSVTAVSPSFRQEAGSAGRDTRGLIRMHQFNKVEMVKFTKPEQSYQALEDMTANAENILQKLNLPYHVITLSTGDMGFSAAKTYDLEVWMPEQDIYREISSVSNTEAFQARRARIQYRDEEGKLQFVHTLNGSGLAVGRTVAAILENYQNEDGTVTIPEVLRPYFGADKIVPEDTL; encoded by the coding sequence ATGTTAGATATGAAGTTGATCCGTAACGAAACGGAAAGCGTCAAGGAACGTTTGGCAACGCGTGGTGTTGACCCATCAGAAATTGATGCATTGATTGCTGACGATGCTAAGCGTCGCGAATTGTTGGTGCAAACTGAAGAGTTGAAGGCGCGTCGTAACACGGTTTCAGATGAAATCGGTTTGAAGAAGCGCAACAAGGAAGATGCTTCAGAGACTATCGCCGAGATGCAAGCAGTATCTGCTAAGATCAAGGAATTGGACGAAGAAGTTGCTAAGGTTGACGAGGCTATCCAAGACCGCATGTTGCACTTCCCTAACTTGCCAAACCCAACGATTCCAGTTGGTGCTGACGAAGAAGCCAACCGCGAAGAGCGTACTTGGGGAGAAATTCCTTCATTCGACTTCAAGCCAAAGGCCCACTACGAAATTGGTGAAGACCTTGGTATCTTGGACTGGGAGCGCGGTGCTAAGGTTGCCGGTGCTCGCTTTGTCTACTACGTTGGTCAAGGTGCCCGCCTAGAACGTGCCGTTTACAACTTCATGTTGGACGAGCACCAAAAGGAAGGCTACAAGGAAATGATCACGCCATACATGGTTAAGGATGCTGCTATGTTTGGTACGGGACAATACCCTAAGTTCATGGAAGACGCTTACCGTGTTGGAACTAACGAAGATATGACGTTGATTCCAACGGCCGAAGTGCCTTTGACGAACTACTTCCGCGAAGAAGTGATTGATGCTGACAAGTTGCCATACTCAGTAACGGCTGTTTCACCATCATTCCGTCAAGAAGCTGGTTCAGCTGGTCGCGACACGCGTGGATTGATTCGTATGCACCAATTTAACAAGGTTGAAATGGTTAAGTTTACGAAGCCTGAGCAATCATACCAAGCTTTGGAAGACATGACGGCTAACGCTGAAAACATCTTGCAAAAGTTGAACTTGCCATACCACGTTATCACGTTGTCAACGGGAGACATGGGATTCTCAGCTGCCAAGACTTATGACTTGGAAGTTTGGATGCCTGAGCAAGACATCTACCGTGAGATTTCATCAGTTTCAAACACGGAAGCCTTCCAAGCACGTCGCGCACGTATCCAATACCGTGACGAAGAGGGTAAGTTGCAATTTGTACACACGTTGAACGGTTCAGGTTTGGCTGTTGGACGTACGGTTGCTGCTATCTTGGAGAACTACCAAAACGAAGACGGAACGGTTACGATTCCTGAAGTTTTGCGTCCATACTTCGGTGCCGATAAGATTGTGCCAGAAGACACGTTGTAA
- a CDS encoding deoxynucleoside kinase, which yields MIVLSGTIGAGKTSLTTMLAEHLGSEAFYESVDDNPILPLFYENPKKYAFLLQNYFLNKRMDNIKDAQGSKLNVIDRSIFEDLLLFQLNADLERATQTEVAIYGDLLNNMMEQVDFSDDAIVKTPDLLIYIHVSFDTMLARIQKRGRDFEQIDHDPSLYDYYKKLNERYIAWFESYDRSPKLSIDGDKHDFVNDPEAAKAVLALIDEKIDELGLRD from the coding sequence ATGATTGTATTATCGGGAACTATTGGAGCTGGGAAGACCAGTTTGACGACGATGCTCGCTGAGCACTTGGGAAGTGAAGCATTTTATGAGTCCGTAGATGATAACCCAATTTTGCCTTTGTTCTACGAGAATCCAAAGAAGTACGCGTTCTTGCTACAAAATTATTTCTTGAACAAGCGTATGGATAACATCAAGGACGCACAAGGAAGCAAGTTGAACGTTATTGACCGTTCAATCTTTGAGGACTTGTTGTTGTTCCAATTGAACGCTGACTTGGAGCGTGCAACGCAAACTGAAGTTGCCATTTACGGTGACTTGTTGAACAACATGATGGAGCAAGTTGATTTTTCTGACGATGCCATTGTGAAGACGCCAGATTTGTTGATTTACATCCACGTTAGCTTCGACACGATGTTGGCCCGCATTCAAAAGCGTGGTCGTGACTTCGAGCAAATCGACCACGATCCATCATTGTACGATTACTACAAGAAGTTGAACGAACGCTACATTGCTTGGTTCGAAAGTTATGATCGTTCACCAAAGCTAAGTATCGATGGTGACAAGCACGACTTTGTGAATGACCCAGAAGCTGCTAAGGCAGTATTGGCATTGATCGACGAAAAGATTGATGAATTGGGTTTGCGTGATTAA
- a CDS encoding D-alanyl-D-alanine carboxypeptidase family protein, giving the protein MKFGKLVGTGLVVVALAGGGYWLLHQDQPAEKTQTTTKQPAKQQSSSEKKAYPVTIKPGSEEATLLMVVNKKHPLPADYNPYNGGLSPRTETAKDELIAAMKQAGFDVGDTVSGYRGYDYQKTLYDGYVASEGQAGADAVSARPGYSEHQSGLAFDLRNGSGGLFAEGGSDPAAAKWLRDNAYKYGLIVRYPADLTSSTGYSHEEWHMRYVGMTAAKVIKEQNISLEQYTGNAGGDYNKTKSDDIPALEEYTAKYSDRLTK; this is encoded by the coding sequence ATGAAATTTGGAAAACTTGTTGGTACCGGTCTGGTCGTCGTTGCATTGGCCGGTGGTGGTTATTGGTTATTGCACCAAGACCAACCAGCCGAGAAGACGCAAACAACGACCAAGCAACCAGCTAAGCAACAATCAAGCAGTGAGAAGAAGGCATATCCGGTGACGATTAAGCCAGGTAGCGAAGAAGCAACACTATTGATGGTTGTGAATAAAAAGCACCCATTGCCAGCTGACTACAACCCTTATAACGGTGGTTTGAGTCCGCGTACGGAAACGGCTAAGGATGAACTGATTGCGGCGATGAAGCAAGCTGGCTTTGACGTTGGTGACACAGTCTCAGGTTACCGTGGCTATGATTATCAAAAGACGTTGTACGATGGTTATGTCGCTTCTGAAGGGCAAGCTGGAGCTGATGCGGTGTCAGCCCGTCCAGGTTACTCAGAGCACCAATCTGGGTTGGCGTTCGATTTGCGTAACGGTAGCGGTGGCTTGTTTGCGGAAGGTGGTTCTGATCCAGCTGCCGCAAAGTGGTTGCGCGACAATGCCTACAAGTATGGTTTGATTGTCCGTTACCCAGCTGACCTAACGAGTTCAACCGGATATTCCCACGAGGAATGGCACATGCGCTATGTTGGCATGACCGCTGCCAAGGTGATTAAGGAACAAAATATCTCCCTTGAGCAATACACTGGTAATGCCGGTGGCGATTACAACAAGACAAAGAGCGATGATATTCCAGCGCTCGAAGAATATACGGCAAAATACAGCGACCGCTTAACCAAATAA
- a CDS encoding F0F1 ATP synthase subunit epsilon, giving the protein MNEHSLHVKVVTPNGVVFDYETATLVVLSTTGGEVGVMANHAPIIAALKVSEVKIVDDVNGVEERLAVSGGFAEFSSNELTVVADAAERAADIDITRAESAKERAERRLADDNSTRDVERAQVALLRAVNRIHVASGKK; this is encoded by the coding sequence ATGAATGAACACAGCCTACATGTTAAGGTGGTAACGCCGAACGGTGTCGTGTTCGATTATGAGACTGCTACGTTGGTTGTGCTTAGCACGACTGGCGGTGAAGTAGGTGTCATGGCGAACCACGCACCAATTATCGCTGCTTTGAAGGTTAGCGAAGTTAAGATTGTCGATGACGTCAACGGTGTTGAAGAACGCCTTGCCGTTAGTGGCGGTTTTGCCGAGTTTTCTTCAAACGAGTTGACGGTTGTCGCTGACGCTGCAGAGCGTGCTGCTGACATCGACATTACTCGTGCGGAGTCAGCCAAGGAACGCGCTGAGCGCCGTTTGGCTGATGATAACTCAACTCGTGATGTGGAACGCGCACAGGTCGCTTTGTTGCGTGCCGTAAACCGTATCCACGTTGCTTCTGGAAAGAAGTAA
- the atpD gene encoding F0F1 ATP synthase subunit beta yields MSTGRVVQVIGPVVDVAFPSGTQVPDINNALIIDKGEQGTLTVEVSLALGDGVVRTIAMDSTDGLQRGMAVEDTNAPISVPVGEATLGRVFNVLGNPVDGGEELGEDVPRDPIHREAPAYDQLATSTEILETGIKVIDLLAPYIRGGKIGLFGGAGVGKTVLIQELIHNIAQGHNGISVFTGVGERTREGNDMYHEMQDSGVLKQTAMVYGQMNEPPGARMRVALTGLTIAEHFRDVNGQDVLLFIDNIFRFTQAGSEVSALLGRIPSAVGYQPTLATEMGQLQERITSTQKGSVTSIQAVYVPADDYTDPAPATTFAHLDATTNLERALTQQGIYPAVDPLASTSTALTPEIVGQEHYEVATEVQRTLQRYRELQDIISILGMDELSDEEKTIVNRARRIQFFLSQPFSVAETFTGLKGEYVPVAETVRSFKEILEGKYDQYPEDAFRNVGVIEQVAEKAATMAQ; encoded by the coding sequence ATGAGTACCGGACGTGTTGTTCAAGTCATTGGTCCAGTCGTCGACGTTGCCTTTCCATCAGGAACTCAAGTACCTGACATCAACAACGCTTTGATCATCGATAAGGGTGAGCAAGGTACGTTGACGGTCGAAGTATCTTTGGCTTTGGGTGATGGTGTCGTACGTACGATCGCCATGGACTCAACTGATGGTTTGCAACGTGGAATGGCCGTAGAAGACACTAATGCACCAATTAGTGTGCCTGTCGGTGAAGCTACGTTGGGACGTGTGTTCAACGTTTTGGGTAACCCCGTTGATGGTGGTGAAGAGTTGGGTGAGGATGTTCCTCGTGACCCTATCCACCGTGAGGCCCCAGCTTACGACCAATTGGCCACATCTACTGAAATCCTTGAAACTGGTATCAAGGTTATCGATTTGTTGGCACCTTACATCCGTGGTGGAAAGATCGGATTGTTTGGTGGTGCCGGAGTTGGTAAGACAGTTTTGATTCAAGAGTTGATTCACAATATCGCTCAAGGTCACAACGGAATCTCTGTATTTACTGGTGTTGGTGAGCGTACCCGTGAAGGTAACGACATGTACCACGAAATGCAAGATTCAGGCGTTTTGAAGCAAACGGCCATGGTTTATGGTCAAATGAACGAGCCTCCTGGAGCACGTATGCGTGTTGCGTTGACTGGTTTGACAATCGCTGAGCACTTCCGTGATGTTAACGGACAAGACGTGTTGTTGTTTATCGACAACATCTTCCGTTTCACGCAAGCTGGTTCAGAGGTTTCAGCCTTGTTGGGACGTATCCCATCAGCCGTTGGTTACCAACCTACGTTGGCAACTGAAATGGGTCAATTGCAAGAGCGTATTACGTCAACGCAAAAGGGTTCAGTTACGTCAATCCAAGCCGTTTACGTGCCTGCCGATGACTATACTGACCCTGCTCCTGCGACGACATTTGCCCACTTGGATGCCACGACTAACTTGGAGCGTGCTTTGACGCAACAAGGTATCTACCCAGCCGTGGATCCATTGGCATCAACGTCAACTGCTTTGACGCCTGAGATTGTTGGTCAAGAACACTACGAAGTAGCTACGGAAGTACAACGTACTTTGCAACGCTACCGTGAGTTGCAAGACATCATCTCAATCTTGGGTATGGATGAGTTGTCAGATGAAGAGAAGACGATCGTTAACCGCGCTCGTCGTATTCAATTCTTCTTGTCACAACCATTCTCAGTCGCTGAGACGTTTACTGGTTTGAAGGGTGAGTACGTACCAGTTGCTGAAACTGTACGTAGCTTCAAGGAAATCTTGGAAGGTAAGTACGACCAATACCCTGAAGATGCCTTCCGTAACGTTGGTGTCATCGAACAAGTAGCTGAAAAGGCTGCTACGATGGCTCAATAG
- a CDS encoding F0F1 ATP synthase subunit gamma: protein MAASLQDIQRRIASTKKTRQITSAMQMVSTAKLSQIQRHGGSYTTYANALHDVVAHLSNAHINNVSGTLLEQRDVKKVGFLVISSDRGLVGGYNSTLLKGMMAIIEERQLTPDQVVILAVGGNASDFFKKRGYNVAYEYRGVSDVPTFNEVREIVKTVTTMYDNEVFDELTVAYQHFVSRIQNELRLEKMLPVSTDDMEPTSEDSVKADYEMDPSPEQILGVVLPQYAESLVYGAILDAKTAEHAASANAMSSATDNAKEIIRTLELQFNRARQSAITTEITEITGGMAALD, encoded by the coding sequence ATGGCAGCTTCTTTGCAAGATATTCAACGCCGAATTGCCTCAACAAAAAAGACGCGACAAATCACGAGTGCCATGCAAATGGTCTCAACGGCTAAGTTGAGCCAAATTCAACGTCACGGTGGATCATACACAACGTATGCTAACGCCTTGCACGACGTTGTGGCTCACTTATCTAATGCGCACATCAACAATGTTTCTGGTACTTTGCTAGAACAACGTGATGTGAAGAAGGTTGGCTTCTTGGTCATCTCTTCTGATCGTGGTTTGGTTGGTGGTTATAACTCAACGCTATTGAAGGGTATGATGGCGATTATCGAAGAGCGTCAATTGACGCCTGACCAAGTGGTTATTTTGGCCGTTGGTGGTAATGCCTCAGACTTCTTCAAGAAGCGTGGCTACAACGTTGCGTACGAGTACCGTGGTGTGTCTGACGTGCCTACCTTTAACGAGGTTCGCGAAATCGTTAAGACCGTTACGACGATGTACGATAACGAAGTCTTTGATGAGTTGACTGTTGCATACCAACACTTCGTATCACGTATTCAAAATGAATTGCGTTTGGAGAAGATGTTGCCAGTTTCTACTGACGACATGGAACCAACGTCTGAAGATTCAGTGAAGGCGGATTACGAAATGGATCCTTCTCCAGAACAAATTCTTGGTGTGGTTTTGCCACAATATGCTGAGAGTTTGGTCTACGGTGCTATCTTGGATGCCAAGACGGCTGAGCACGCGGCTTCTGCCAACGCAATGTCATCTGCAACTGATAACGCTAAGGAAATCATCCGTACGTTGGAATTGCAATTTAACCGTGCGCGTCAAAGTGCGATTACGACGGAAATTACAGAAATTACAGGTGGTATGGCTGCTTTGGATTAA
- the atpA gene encoding F0F1 ATP synthase subunit alpha, producing MSIKAEEISSLIKSQLANYQDELTVQETGTVTYVGDGIARVTGLENALAGELVEFENGVFGMAQNLESNDVGIIILGKYDEIREGDTVKRTGRIMEVPVGEGLIGRVVNALGQPIDGMGPINTTSTRPVEVKAPGVMERKSVFEPLQTGLKAVDALVPIGRGQRELIIGDRKTGKTSVAIDTILNQKDQDMIVIYVAIGQKDSTVRTQVETLRQMGALDYTIVVSAGPSEPAPMLYLAPYAGAAMGEEFMYNGKHVLIVYDDLSKQATAYRELSLILRRPPGREAYPGDVFYLHSRLLERAAKLSDELGGGSMTALPVIETQAGDVSAYIPTNVISITDGQIFLDADQFYAGVRPAIDAGTSVSRVGGDAQIKAMKKVAGTLRLDLASFKELESFAQFGSDLDAATQAKLARGRRTVELLKQPLHQPLPVEEQVLSLYALTRGFMDDVAVEDIQRFESEMIAAVRASHNDLLQTIVDTKDLPDADAMNAAITEFKATFAPSAQ from the coding sequence ATGAGCATCAAAGCTGAAGAAATCAGTTCACTCATCAAGAGCCAATTGGCCAACTATCAAGACGAATTGACTGTTCAAGAAACGGGAACTGTTACCTACGTTGGTGACGGTATTGCCCGTGTAACCGGTTTGGAGAACGCTCTTGCCGGTGAATTGGTCGAGTTTGAGAACGGCGTATTTGGTATGGCACAAAACCTTGAGTCTAATGATGTTGGTATCATTATCTTGGGTAAGTACGACGAGATTCGCGAAGGCGATACTGTTAAGCGCACTGGTCGTATCATGGAAGTGCCTGTTGGTGAGGGATTGATCGGACGTGTTGTTAACGCATTGGGTCAACCAATCGACGGAATGGGACCAATTAACACGACGAGCACTCGTCCTGTTGAAGTAAAGGCCCCAGGTGTTATGGAGCGTAAGTCTGTTTTCGAGCCACTACAAACTGGTTTGAAGGCCGTCGACGCTTTGGTTCCAATTGGACGTGGACAACGTGAATTGATCATCGGTGACCGTAAGACTGGTAAGACGTCTGTAGCCATCGATACAATCTTGAACCAAAAGGATCAAGACATGATCGTTATCTACGTGGCTATTGGTCAAAAGGATTCAACTGTGCGTACGCAAGTTGAAACTTTGCGTCAAATGGGCGCTTTGGATTACACGATTGTTGTGTCAGCCGGTCCTTCAGAACCAGCTCCTATGTTGTACTTGGCTCCTTATGCCGGTGCAGCTATGGGTGAAGAGTTCATGTACAACGGCAAGCACGTCTTGATTGTGTACGATGATTTGTCAAAGCAAGCTACGGCTTACCGTGAGCTGTCATTGATTCTTCGTCGTCCTCCTGGACGTGAAGCCTACCCTGGTGACGTCTTCTACTTGCACTCACGTTTGCTAGAACGTGCTGCTAAGTTGTCAGACGAATTGGGTGGCGGTTCAATGACTGCTTTGCCAGTTATCGAAACGCAAGCGGGTGACGTTTCTGCGTACATCCCAACTAACGTTATCTCAATCACTGACGGACAAATCTTCTTGGATGCCGACCAATTCTACGCCGGTGTTCGTCCTGCCATCGATGCCGGAACTTCTGTTTCACGTGTTGGTGGTGACGCCCAAATCAAGGCGATGAAGAAGGTTGCCGGAACGTTGCGTTTGGACTTGGCTTCATTTAAGGAGTTGGAGTCATTCGCACAATTCGGTTCTGACTTGGATGCGGCAACGCAAGCTAAGTTGGCCCGTGGTCGTCGTACGGTTGAGTTGTTGAAGCAACCTTTGCACCAACCATTGCCTGTTGAAGAGCAAGTTTTGTCATTGTACGCCTTGACTCGTGGCTTTATGGACGATGTTGCTGTTGAAGATATCCAACGCTTCGAATCAGAAATGATCGCTGCTGTTCGTGCTTCACACAACGACTTGTTGCAAACGATTGTTGACACAAAGGACTTGCCTGATGCAGATGCTATGAACGCCGCTATTACGGAGTTCAAGGCAACCTTTGCGCCAAGTGCCCAATAA
- the atpH gene encoding ATP synthase F1 subunit delta, with the protein MALDQATIAKRYAVALFELTHDQNTDAATLAELVEVRTVLVENPELTKAIESMRVPESAKQQMVATLSDGASQVVKNLLQMAYDYRRFSDLPAIITAYEDLVNKSEGVVYAEVKTAVALSDEQAARMTEQLAKRFEAKEIKLTQVVDEALLGGVVVQANNQILDGSLATKLAAIRQSIIR; encoded by the coding sequence ATGGCATTGGATCAAGCAACGATTGCTAAGCGATATGCCGTTGCTTTGTTCGAATTAACCCATGACCAAAACACGGATGCTGCTACTTTGGCCGAATTGGTTGAAGTACGTACAGTATTGGTGGAAAACCCAGAATTGACGAAGGCTATCGAATCAATGCGTGTGCCTGAGTCAGCTAAGCAACAAATGGTAGCAACGCTATCTGATGGTGCTAGCCAAGTGGTTAAGAACTTGTTGCAAATGGCGTATGATTATCGCCGTTTCAGCGACCTACCTGCAATTATCACAGCTTATGAAGACTTGGTTAACAAGTCTGAAGGTGTGGTATATGCCGAGGTTAAGACTGCTGTTGCTTTGAGCGACGAACAAGCTGCCCGTATGACGGAACAACTTGCAAAGCGCTTTGAAGCTAAGGAGATTAAGTTGACACAAGTTGTCGACGAAGCCTTGCTTGGTGGTGTTGTTGTACAAGCGAACAACCAGATTTTGGATGGGTCATTAGCAACTAAGTTAGCTGCTATTCGTCAGAGTATCATCCGCTAG
- the atpF gene encoding F0F1 ATP synthase subunit B, which translates to MINQIVLAGASEGLALGNMLFVLVAFLVLMLLLKYFAWGPVVKMMEKRAKKVSNDLDSAEEARKQAEADAAERSAQLQSARTEANGIIADAKTAAGKQRDQIVADAHAAAQATKDQASAQIEQERAEAMAGVKNDVAELSVTIAQKIIQKELKLDDQKALIDAYIEGLGNK; encoded by the coding sequence ATGATTAATCAAATTGTTCTAGCAGGTGCTAGCGAAGGGTTGGCTTTGGGTAACATGTTGTTTGTACTAGTGGCATTCCTTGTGTTGATGCTTCTTTTGAAGTACTTCGCTTGGGGTCCAGTAGTAAAGATGATGGAAAAGCGTGCGAAAAAGGTTTCTAACGATTTGGACTCTGCTGAAGAGGCCCGTAAGCAAGCCGAAGCTGATGCAGCTGAGCGTTCAGCTCAATTGCAATCAGCTCGCACTGAAGCAAACGGCATCATCGCTGACGCTAAGACTGCTGCAGGAAAACAACGTGATCAAATCGTTGCGGACGCGCACGCAGCTGCCCAAGCTACTAAGGATCAAGCTTCAGCTCAAATCGAGCAAGAGCGTGCCGAAGCAATGGCTGGCGTTAAGAACGATGTTGCTGAATTGTCAGTGACGATCGCACAAAAGATTATCCAAAAGGAACTAAAGTTAGATGATCAAAAGGCGTTGATTGACGCCTACATCGAAGGGTTAGGTAACAAGTAA
- the atpE gene encoding F0F1 ATP synthase subunit C, protein MDVATIGVGVAAAGAAIGAGIGNGIVISSMISGMARQPELEGKLRSNMFIGVGLVEAVPIIAIAIAFMLLSK, encoded by the coding sequence ATGGACGTTGCAACCATTGGTGTTGGTGTTGCCGCAGCGGGTGCCGCAATTGGTGCCGGAATTGGTAACGGTATTGTTATTTCAAGCATGATCTCAGGTATGGCTCGCCAACCTGAATTGGAAGGTAAGTTGCGTTCTAACATGTTCATCGGTGTTGGATTGGTCGAGGCCGTGCCTATCATTGCCATCGCCATTGCCTTCATGTTGTTGAGCAAGTAA